The window TGCCATTCTTTTTGGTCGTTCAGCTCTGTGACCTGAGGTGCTGCATGTGTGATTGGAGCCCAGAGGGTCCATACTGCTTCGAGGTCCTGACGTCTGCTGTGGGAACGTAGAGCTGAAACATAACATGAAGGGACGATCAGTAGAGGAAGGGGAACGAAGACAGGGAAGCGGCAGTTTCCGGCCCTGAAGGGAAGAGGCTTTAACAGAAGTGAAACAATCTTTGTATCTTCAGTTCTTTTAGAAGGCAACACTTTATCAGACATGGGATCTGCGTGTCTTGGGCAGCTGTTGTTTGTCCTCTGGGATACAAGAGGCAAAAAACATAATGTCTGCGGTGCTAACGCTgtgttttaatgcaaaaatgtgACTGAGGAGGTGGCGGTGCTTTGCTGGGTGAGCAGGGAGTGATGCTGGGGCGGGCAGAAGCTGAGGACCTACAGACTGTCTTTAGTCAactgctaccaaaaaaaaaaagctccagaaaaaaaaaaaaacccaaaagcgACCCTGTGAGCAGCTTTGTGGtgggcagaaaaggaaatgtgctgggttctgtggcttttttttaagtctgGTTAACAATTGAAGATTAATGTAgaaataagggggaaaaaaaccccaagaaTGTTAGACggaaacaaaactcagaaaaatatgttctgcACTTGAAGGCTGCACTGAGCAGAGTATGTTCTGTAATAGGAAACAGATTGGCACTaactgtggaaggaaaaaaagtttgaagaGAAGCGGAGAACCTAGTGCACCTCTTTATAAAGCATCCAGATACAGCAAAAGGGGCATGGTATGTAATCATTCCTTTAACTTACGTAGCAGAGGTTGTGTGCCTTCTCTGAGACTGAGTTTGGCTCTGAATGTTTTTAGCCCAGCACTGACAGACTCTCATGACgttctttttattgttattattacttGCATGAAAAATCTGCAACAAACAGCGCTGTATGATGCACAGCCACTGCCATGGAAAGTGGAATTGTTGGCGTAACGTGCTTGCAACAAGCATTTAGCTGCTGTGATAATGGGCACTGTGCAGTCAATAAAATGGTATAGCTGCGCTCTGTGTGCTTTTCAGATTGTGCAAAGTACGCATCTGAATTGAGACAGAAATAGCAACTTTGGTTATAGCGGCGGTGCAGATGATTCATACAGGTGGCTGGGGAAGACTTTCAGACTCATCAAGCTGTAAGGTGGCAATTGGGGCTCTTCTCTTCTAGGGGCTTCTCTGGAGATAGTGTGTAGTTGCTGAGGGTGTTTTCCTCATCTGGGGAAATGGCACATGCATGGTAAGTGCCGTCTGTCTCCTTAATGCTGCATGTTTCGAGTTTAGGTCCTGCTGTCTGCCAGCTTAAAGACGCTGCTTCATCCGTAATGGCCTGTAATGAGCCTGGCGTTACAGCTTTGAAGTTGAGGCTTCCCAGGCATCGTGGGACTTCTGTTAGGCTGTTCTGACCATGCGTTTCCAAACACTAAATAAAAATACGGAGGATTTTTATTAGGATTTGGCCTTAGATTAATCAATTATTAACTCTATAGAGCAATTTTGGGTTACTTATTGACTGCTTCTGGAGGTTTTATCCAAGCATGAACATTATATATATGCGTGCCTCCATCACTACTTGCAGCGCTGAGTTCCGCCGCAGCTGTGGGGCGGCCATGGGATTTAACCTGTGTCGCCCTGTGTCTGGGGGAGGCCAACGGAAGGTGTTAATGAACGTTGTCCTAAAGTAGAAATTCCTGCTGCATTTGTCTTCGGTAGGATTGCTGTtgagctctgctgcagatcTTGTACTTCATTCAAATCTGTGTTCCTCGTAGGTAGCGTCACAACCTGCAGAGTTTCCATCGCAGGTGGTTCAGAGTTTGCAGCGGTGTTCCCTATCTGATATGCTCCTTTGACCTGGGAGAACGTAGGCTGTCGTTCTTACACAGCGCTGTGAGCTTGTAGCCGGATAGTTCAGGGAgagtaaaaagtattttcaacaCTTAATGTTTGGAAATGACCCCAGATCTCCCTTGCCCTGACTCCTGGGAGCGTTTGTTGGTTGCTGAGATCTGTGTCAGTAACAGTTAAGTTTAATTTCCCTTTTGCAGCTGTGTATTAAGGACAGTGGAATTTCTGGAGGGACGCATTCTGACTGAAGCGTAACAGTAAGTGGTAATGACGAAGCAAACTTCTCCTTTCGTTCCCCCGTGTATCATGCAGTGGCAGAATGGATGGATGGTCTGCCACACAAATGCAGATGTCATGGCTGTGACTTGGTGCTGGCACCAGAGAGCATCAATCTGACGTGCTATTGAAAAGACATCGATCTGCAGctctctggaaagaaagaaggatgcTGCTCATGTATTAAATCTGATAtctttctcacttctttctttgcatATGGGGAAAtagtttattcattttaaaaagcagctccTTTCTCTTGCATTAGGCCAGGCTGCAAAGTGCATCTGTCATTCATGCCACCtttgcagcagaggaaggacTCGTTTTGTGGCTGCGTAGCCTTTGCTGTGCAGAGGAAGACAGGGGTTGTTTAGGCACATTGTTCTGGGATGCAAGCTTAGCTTTTAAATGTCACTTCAAGATACGTAAAAGGAGTTCCCTGGAAGCCTtaaggcaaaaggaaaatttggtCAGAAGGAGCTGGCTCTTAATGGACACGGGACCCTACGCAGGAGCAGCGTGGCTTGGCAGCGGGAGCTTGGTTTTATTGAGAGCTGTAATTTGTGCATGACTGGActtgcagcttttgttttcttctttgtactctgatatttgaaaagcaatATGTTTTGATGAGTAAAGATGTTTTTTGCACAGTATCTGATATAGTATGTGCTGCATTTAACAAAATAGCTGAGATACTATCTGAGAGCAGGAATAACCTCAGCCATGTGCTGGTGGGAGGAGGCGGCTCAGCAGTGTAGAACACTTTTactttgctgtttgcttttgcaagTAAGCAGATAAACATAGCTGGAGCAGATTGCACTGAACTGACTTAGGAGCAATGTCTGGCGAAGAATTCTATTCAGagaaacaaatgtattttctgttatcACTGTTAATGCTGAAAATCTATGCAGGCGTGATGGTTCTGTTTTTGGATTATGGTCCTCTgacagtttttttcttaaaggcaTTTTACATTGGAGTAGGGATATCACAGGAAAGTAAGGCAGTAGGAAAACAGCCTCCATGAAAGCAATGTAGTTACATTAGATACTAATTTGATACCAAGgattctctcttccttcctgtccttcctttccattcttccttccttaatgcatttttctctctacTTCCTGTTACTTGCTTGTTCTGTTGGGCAGttgtctcttcctttcctgtacTTCAGGACAGTGAGCGTGCTTGCTGTAATCCCTCTGCCACTAGATGCTGCTGTGTGAGTGATTGATAGAATCTTATCTGAAGTTGAATGGATTaaacttttaagaaaaggaggagTCTTCTTACTGGAGCAGTATTACTGCCTGTTCTGAAACTAATATTTTGAGATGTCTGTCTGAGACAATTTTAGACTTTATTGGCTCGGTTGTATTAGTCATAAAGGTTGTTAATCTCTTTTGTGTCCCCAGCAGTATGCTAGTCATTATTCCCAATTAGGCAGGCTTTTCTTTTCATACGTCTATAGAGCTTGTGGTCTAGGTAGtgaggaaaaaaggcaacagaatGTAATTCCGGCAAGAAGATTTTTTTGCAGAATCTCTGTTCTGTCACACCTGTGCCCTTTCATTTGGTGAAAAATGGCAGGGGAGAAAACCACTGCATATTCAAGCATAAGGAATAATCACTGTTCAGAGAGAATTCTTGTCTTTAGTTCACTTGGGCAGTTTTTTAGGCCCTGTCTTGCTGGTGACGGAACACTTACCTACTTGGGGGTTTGCTCTGTTTATTCTACACAGAAAACTACAAATAGAAGAGCTCCATAAGAGTGAACTGAAGTTACcataaggaaaaatttcattACATGGATTGTGTAAACTCACTGAGACTGAGGTAAAGCTGGAAAGAAATCTACAAGTGAATAAAACAAGAAGTTTGGAATTGGATTTGGGGAATCTGGGCTTGGAAATGCCTCAGGTAAGTCTGGAATGTTATGATTGTATTTGCTTCTGTAAATAACATtgctttcttattaaaaaaaaaaaaaaaaaaaaaaaagaggaaaaagcataaGAGCAAATTTGACTGGCAACAACGGGGAGGAATTAGGAGATATTAAACAGTATGTAATATTTTAGTGTCCTGGTGGTGgaagctgtggggctgctctcggTGCTGTATTTGTTCACTCAGCAAGAATCAGCCAAGCTGTCTTCCGGATGGGGGTGGCTGCCTGGAGAAGTGCCCTTTCTTACTGCAGTCATTCCCGCAGCAGCACACTGAAGGACTTTCAGCAGTACAGTGTTTCTCCCTTTCCAACTCGCCTCAGGGCGAGTTTGTCTAGAAGAGAAATAGAGATCTGGAATGGAACGTAGCAGAGGCTTTGCTTCGTATCACCTGCGTGTCTAGTCATCCTGCATAGTGTTTGTTTGCAaagttctgctttgttcttaGGTCTTGATTTAGTTACAATAATTTTGCTATTGTTACAGTCTCAGGTAGAAGCTTTACAAGTTCTAGTGGTTCTAAAACCGGCCAACACTGCGTTAGTACGCAGCGATTCGTACTGTGGTGAAGGCCTTGCAAGCGTGTAGTGCCTAATGATACTTCGTGTCTTGCAAGTGCTCACTCTCCTCTTCTGCACATGCTAACATATCCCTAAACTTGGCAAACACCTAAGATTTTcaaaccaacaaaacagaaTGCTCATCTGTAGGTAAAAACCTTCCAGATGCAAGTAAAGCACAAGTCCAGACACTTGGATAAAATGGCAGTACTTATGTTTTATTGAAGTAAAGAACATGCTTTTTTTGTGGTCTGCTTCAACATTCGCTATCAATTTTGTTGTAGCCCAGTGTGAGTGGAATGGACCCTCCTTTTGGGGATGCCTTTCGGAGCCATGTGTTTTCAGAACAGACTCTGATGAGCACAGATCTCTTGGCAAGCAGTTCAGATCCAGACTTCATGTACGAACTGGTAGGTCCGCTTTGTGTGCACATACCTCCTTCTCCTTGACTAACACCCTGAGTTCATGTAGTAATAAAGGGGTATTTGTTCAAGAATGCTGGGTGCTTATTCATTACTGCTTACTATGACTGGGAAAGAGCCTAACTGCTTGTTAAACCTGGTCATCTGCTTGTTAAAGCTGGTCATCAGGAGGGGCTTGACACAAAAGCGTCAAAGAGAGCTGTGCTAATGTTACACTGTGGTGATGGAGACTGTTCTTACAAACCATCTTTTCTTCAAGAGCAGTTATGGGCTACTTCACTCAAGTTGTGAATGCAGgggaagcaaaataaaagttgGCTCACGAGCTGTTCACAGTagcactcatttttttcctgcatggaagGTGAAAGGTAGCTCACTATTGTTTGTTGATGGGCTTAGAATGAGGTTTTCCAGGCACTGGTAAACTTAAGCGATTTCTGTTATTCACGTAGCAAAGTTTGACCTAGATTAATGGAAGCTAGAACGTGTTGCCTGTGATGTTTTTCATATTCTAAGTGCATAGATATTGGTCCTATTCTAGTTTCTAATGGCCTAATtaatagcagaaaaagaatCCAGGGGTATTTGACTTGTATCTCTAGCAACTTTTTCCCAAGGATGTGCTGCTGAAGCAGGGCAACTAGGCTCCAATCTGAccctcaaaataattttttcgTTGGAAGTTGAGATATCTTCATGTGTTATCACTCTATTACTCTTCACTTGAATTAAACTTACCATGTAAATTTAAGTAGGGGACAGAGATGATTTGATACTACTTTTCTATCTTAATTTTAACTTGTCTTTTGATGCACAGGACAGAGAAATGGATTACCAGCAAAGCTCCAGAGACAACTTACTTTCAATGGAGGACTGCAAAGACCTTGAGAACTTAGAGTCTTTTACGGACATCCTGGACAAGGAAGCTGCTCTCACCTCAAAGTGGGAGCAGTGGGACACGTACTGTGAAGACTTAACTAAATACACTAAACTAACCAGCTGTGACATCTGGGGAACAAAAGAGGTGGATTATCTGGGCCTTGATGATTTTTCAAGCCCATACCAAGACGAAGAAGTGATAAGCAAAACACCGACTCTGGCTCAGCTTAACAGTGAGGACTCCCAGCCTGTTTCAGATTCGCTCTATTATCCCGATTCACTCTTTAGTGTAAAACAAAACCCTTTAAATTCTCTgttacctggaaaaaaaattgcaagtagagcagcagccccagtcTGTTCCTCCAAGAACGTTCAGGCTGAGGCACCTTTGTCGGACTATGTTCAAAAGGCAAGCaaacctgcagcacagcctgcttcCAGTACACAAATCATGGTGAAGACCAATGTGTACAATAATGAAAAGGTGAACATTCATGTTGAATGTAAAGACTATGTTAAAAAGgcaaaagtaaaaatcaatCCTTTACCGCAGAGCAGACCAGTGCTGAGCCAGGCGCATGCAGACgcagcaaaggaaaacaccTGTTACTGTGGTGCTGTAGCAAAGAGACAAGAAATAAAGGAGTCCCCACACAGTCACTGTACACCTCCTATTTTGCCTTTTAAAGAGACTCAAGAACTGCTCCTCAGGCCACCCCAGGAAACTCCAGGACTTGTTGTGGGGGAGAGCAGTCTTTCTGCCAGCACATCAGCGTCAGATTcatcacagaaaaaagaagagcacaACTATTCTCTTTTTGTAACAGACAGTTTGGGGGAACAGTCAGCCAAAGGAGACCCtgaagaggatgaggaggatgaggaagatATTGAAGATGAAGATCATGATGAAGGATTTGGCAGCGAGCACGAGCTGTCTGAAAACGATGATGAGGAAGAAGATTATGAGGATGATAAAGATGATGACATCAGTGATACTTTCTCAGAACCAGGTACCAGCAGTGTTGGGGTTTGTTAATGTTGAGGTCAATGAATTTGTCTGCCAAGAGGGAAAGAATGCGTTTGAATGCTTTGTAATTAGAGATGAACAACGCTTAAATTCTGAACATTCATCACAGATTTTATAAGTGCTTTTCACAATGTAATTAATGAAAACTACACAAGgcctttgttttccctgttttggaaaaaaaaaaaagcaaagcatgaaTGGTGGTCATACAACAAAAGTTATGATAGACAATACAGGAGAATGAGCTCATAGCCAAGGGGCATAGAGCAACTACCTGCAATTGTTACCTTCCTTTTCATGGTTTGATGATAGGATGTGCAGAGATTTCTGGGGCTTCAGCGGGCTGTGCTAAAGTTGTATCTCTTGATAGCTGGCACAAAATTATAGCCCGAGTGAAAGTGTTTCCTAATTACTTAAGTGCTTCTGTGGTAATAGAGCCATTTCTTGGTGGTTTTCAACAGTGATATTTAGTGAGTCTTCGAAGAATGTGGAATTCTTCTCTTCTGCGAGTAGAAATGGAGcattaacaacaaaaatgaaagctaacCTTCATCTAGAAGGTAGCAAAGCGGCAgcattttatgaaaagaaaatctgcagggACTGTAACCAAGTATTAGCTTAATTGTAGAAAGTATTAttatattcacattttataaatgctttttaGTGGAGCATAAGAATTAAGGTGTTCAGACGTTTGGCGATGAGTAACgttgggggaaaagaaaaacagcagaaattctcccttttgaaaagcagcagcttccctAAAGCATGCTGTTGTTTGTCAGAAAGAACTCTCcgattaaattattttctaagtaGATTTCCTGAGCTGGCGTTAAACTTGTTAAGCATTATGCCCTTTATGTTACTTTTTTATGTACGCAGCACATATatattagcattttaaaatctcttcctcccttcttctgAATTGAACTCTCTCTACTTGCTGAGGTTTGAGTAGCTATTAAAGCTGCGTGCTGATTGCTGTGCCACGCAGCGCTTTGCAGCCCACGGAGCCTTGTTGCACAGAATAGCTGGTAATCTTGAAAAGGAGATGTATGAAAATGCTGGGATTTCAGCTGGTGGAATTACATGAACCACTTGCTGTTTGTTCCAATCTTGATGACAAGCTCTCACCTTCTAAATAAAGCCACGTGGTGCATTGCAGAAACCAGAGAGCTTAGTTctcacaagtccatggagcCATTCCCCTCGAGTACAGTGGTATTATAAGAAAGCATCAGCAGATGTTTTTGGTACAGTAGGACGTAATGCCTCCGAGTATTTTAATGATGTCGCTCACGTTCTTATGTTTTATCTTTGCAATAAAGGTGAATAGTGTGGAATAAGCTTCTAAAAAAGGGCATGGCTCTGGAATTCTTAACCTTCCGTGCTTTCATTGAAAGCAAAATCAGCTACTAAATTTAGAGTGAAGATAGGACAAAACCTTTGTATTTAGTGACCTTCTGATACGCGTATTTTATCCACAGTTagctttggtttatttttttttgttttgggaatGCATGATACACTTTCTTAAAGCATTGGAGTTAGtattttctgaggaaatacTTAGGTATAGTGAACTTCAGGGACGTGGGAATCGTAACTAAGAATGTTACTGCCTggtgaaaatgcttttgttattATTGGGATACAGATTTAGCAGTTTTGGTCCTGTTAGGGCTAATTTAGTATGGGAATGATAAGCCCAGGCCTGCTTTAGAATGTAAACTTTGCTGTTACTGGTATTTTCCTTATCTAATTTAATAGAAATATATGTAAATGACTGCTTCTGCTATCGAGTAGTCAAGAGATTCCAGAAATGAGAGATGCAACAGCTGAttccattttcagaagcactagggaagagaaaactgaagggAAATGTGCCTGTAGAGACTCGGAGATGGCATGGGGAGAAGGAGTTGTGCTGCGTGTTGGAGCTCTGCGCTGCCAGCTGGGGCTCCGTGAGCGGTCTGGTGGAAGGCACAATGGTTAAATAGTAAAGGGAAGAGGTTGTATGGCTTTGTTTTGGTGCAgttctttttgcatttaatcTGGTACAGTGCAGAACTGGCAGTCCCgttctctgtctttcttcatTCAACCCTGGCGAATTTTAATCTAAAACCTCAGTAAGGGTTGTGAGCAGAGATTTTTAGGAGTGACTTGCTAAGGGCTTCAAAAGTAAATACAAGAATTGGTTCAGATTTCAGAGTGGCTCACCCAAGAACGTGAGACTGCAGTATGATGTTTGCTGGGAGGAGAATTCAGGGAGGATGGTTGGAGGGCAGAAAAGCTAAACATATTTGTTGCACTGCTGTGTGTTACAGAGTAGGGCAGGACATTGTGCACTGGACTGTTCCATGTAACTGTAAAATGATAGAAGGTCAATGTTAGACTTGCAAGGCAGGATGCATTAAGTCAACATAATTTAAATAGCCAACTTAATTATGGTTTGAATAAGCAAACAGGAAGTCTTGATTTTAACCTCGTTTTACATTTATACACATCAGCTCTTaaagagatttgttt of the Numida meleagris isolate 19003 breed g44 Domestic line chromosome 12, NumMel1.0, whole genome shotgun sequence genome contains:
- the CREBRF gene encoding CREB3 regulatory factor isoform X1, yielding MPQPSVSGMDPPFGDAFRSHVFSEQTLMSTDLLASSSDPDFMYELDREMDYQQSSRDNLLSMEDCKDLENLESFTDILDKEAALTSKWEQWDTYCEDLTKYTKLTSCDIWGTKEVDYLGLDDFSSPYQDEEVISKTPTLAQLNSEDSQPVSDSLYYPDSLFSVKQNPLNSLLPGKKIASRAAAPVCSSKNVQAEAPLSDYVQKASKPAAQPASSTQIMVKTNVYNNEKVNIHVECKDYVKKAKVKINPLPQSRPVLSQAHADAAKENTCYCGAVAKRQEIKESPHSHCTPPILPFKETQELLLRPPQETPGLVVGESSLSASTSASDSSQKKEEHNYSLFVTDSLGEQSAKGDPEEDEEDEEDIEDEDHDEGFGSEHELSENDDEEEDYEDDKDDDISDTFSEPGYENDSVEDLKETTAITSRKRGKRRYFWEYSEQLTPSQQERMLRPSEWDRDTLPSNMYQKNGLHHGKYAAKKSRRTDVEDLTPNPKKLLQIGNELRKLNKVISDLTPVSELPLTARPRSRKEKNKLASRACRLKKKAQYEANKVKLWGLNTEYDNLLFVINSIKQEIVNRVQMPKDDRGVNMEQRLNILIKDTLGLPVAGQTSEFVNQVLEKTAEGDPTGGLVGLRIPMSKV
- the CREBRF gene encoding CREB3 regulatory factor isoform X2: MPQPSVSGMDPPFGDAFRSHVFSEQTLMSTDLLASSSDPDFMYELDREMDYQQSSRDNLLSMEDCKDLENLESFTDILDKEAALTSKWEQWDTYCEDLTKYTKLTSCDIWGTKEVDYLGLDDFSSPYQDEEVISKTPTLAQLNSEDSQPVSDSLYYPDSLFSVKQNPLNSLLPGKKIASRAAAPVCSSKNVQAEAPLSDYVQKASKPAAQPASSTQIMVKTNVYNNEKVNIHVECKDYVKKAKVKINPLPQSRPVLSQAHADAAKENTCYCGAVAKRQEIKESPHSHCTPPILPFKETQELLLRPPQETPGLVVGESSLSASTSASDSSQKKEEHNYSLFVTDSLGEQSAKGDPEEDEEDEEDIEDEDHDEGFGSEHELSENDDEEEDYEDDKDDDISDTFSEPGYENDSVEDLKETTAITSRKRGKRRYFWEYSEQLTPSQQERMLRPSEWDRDTLPSNMYQKNGLHHGKYAAKKSRRTDVEDLTPNPKKLLQIGNELRKLNKVISDLTPVSELPLTARPRSRKEKNKLASR